In Larimichthys crocea isolate SSNF chromosome VI, L_crocea_2.0, whole genome shotgun sequence, one genomic interval encodes:
- the rps23 gene encoding small ribosomal subunit protein uS12, with translation MGKCRGLRTARKLRNHRREQKWHDKQYKKAHLGTALKANPFGGASHAKGIVLEKVGVEAKQPNSAIRKCVRVQLIKNGKKITAFVPNDGCLNFIEENDEVLVAGFGRKGHAVGDIPGVRFKVVKVANVSLLALYKGKKERPRS, from the exons ATGG GAAAGTGTCGTGGTCTGCGCACAGCCAGAAAGCTCCGTAACCATCGCCGTGAGCAGAAATGGCACGATAAACAGTACAAGAAGGCCCATCTGGGCACTGCCCTGAAGGCTAACCCCTTCGGAGGAGCCTCCCACGCCAAAGGCATCGTCCTTGAGAAAGT TGGTGTTGAGGCTAAGCAGCCCAACTCTGCCATCAGGAAGTGCGTGAGAGTTCAGCTCATCAAGAACGGCAAGAAGATCACCGCTTTCGTCCCCAACGACGGTTGCCTCAACTTCATCGAG GAAAACGATGAGGTTCTGGTGGCAGGATTCGGACGTAAAGGTCATGCCGTGGGTGATATTCCCGGAGTTCGCTTTAAGGTGGTCAAGGTGGCCAACGTGTCCCTGCTGGCTCTCTACAAAGGCAAGAAGGAGAGACCCAGGTCATAA
- the asb14a gene encoding dynein heavy chain 12, axonemal isoform X1, giving the protein MEFEQFRTEDDDDEEDAAIQYMIEQSLLESNKPKETHRDSTTRASRSSGPESVDSSTIFTAIRQGNEKLLKDLCVRQKDKFSETDSRGWTPIHEAAAQTNQTILELTFKGSGPDSVERRTLRGQTPLFLAVERGLIENVSFLLQHGAQPDSQDQDEESPMLIAIRSDYIDLVKLLLLRGSRVNHECCHGRRPLHEASRLGKAALVNLLLEAGAQPDPRSHYGLTPLALAAQGGHLEVVETLLKRGADVLSQAEDEASILYEASSSGDPSVISLLLEYGADANVAKQTGHMPIHRVAHRGHLQALKLLIPVTSKEEVNDSGMSPLHSAAAGGHAHCLKALLDAGYDPNYMLQPWIRRNYDDERKSALFFAVLNNDVPSARMLLESGAMANQDPIKCLQVALRIGNYELINLLLMHGANVNYYCKINTTHFPSALQYALKDEVVLRMLCNYGYDVARCFDCPYGNSLHIPEGFEGWSDSVIKDTLFCEVITVYWLKELSGHLVRVMLDYVDHVTLCSKLKAALMEQPQWPDICRLQENVCCLQHLCRLRIRRCLGRLRLRSSTFMSFLKLPQRLKDYILYREYDLYGQQSSAHRWHRSDKIQTK; this is encoded by the exons ATGGAGTTTGAACAATTTAGgacagaggatgatgatgatgaagaagatgcaGCTATTCAGTACATGATCGAACAGAGTCTGCTGGAGAGcaacaaaccaaaggaaactcaTCGAGACTCCACGACACGAGCCAGCAGAAG CTCTGGGCCTGAGTCTGTAGACAGCAGCACGATCTTTACTGCTATAAGACAAG GTAATGAGAAGCTCTTGAAGGATCTGTGTGTCCGACAGAAAGACAAGttttcagagacagacagcagaggttGGACTCCCATCCatgaagcagcagctcagaCCAACCAAACCATCCTGGAGCTCACATTCAAAG GTTCAGGTCCAGACTCTGTAGAGCGTCGTACTCTTCGTGGTCAGACGCCTCTCTTTCTCGCAGTAGAACGAGGTCTGATAGAAAacgtctccttcctcctccaacATGGAGCTCAGCCGGACAGCCAGGACCAAGACGAGGAGTCACCGATGCTCATAG CGATCCGTTCAGACTACATCGACCTGGTGAAGCTGCTGCTCCTACGTGGCTCTAGGGTAAACCATGAATGCTGCCACGGCCGCCGTCCCCTCCACGAGGCCTCACGGTTGGGTAAAGCAGCGCTGGtgaacctgctgctggaggCCGGAGCACAGCCAGACCCTCGCAGCCACTACGGCCTCACACCGCTGGCTCTGGCTGCTCAGGGAGGACacctggaggtggtggagactCTACTAAAGAGAG gGGCGGACGTCCTGTCCCAGGCGGAGGATGAGGCCTCCATCTTGTATGAGGCGTCCTCGTCTGGAGATCCATCTGTCATTAGCCTTTTGCTGGAGTACGGCGCTGATGCCAACGTCGCCAAACAGACAGGACACATGCCGATCCACCGTGTGGCACACAGAGGACACCTGCA agCTCTGAAACTGCTGATTCCAGTCACTTCTAAAGAAGAGGTAAACGACAGCGGGATGAGTCCTCtacactctgctgctgcaggaggacaCGCACACTGTCTCAAG GCTTTGCTGGATGCAGGTTATGACCCCAACTACATGCTCCAACCCTGGATTCGCCGTAACTACGACGACGAGAGGAAGTCTGCGCTTTTCTTTGCTGTCCTCAATAACGACGTGCCGTCTGCACGCATGCTGCTGGAGTCTGGTGCCATGGCCAACCAAGACCCAATCAAATGTCTGCag GTTGCTCTGCGTATTGGCAACTATGAGCTGATCAACCTGTTGCTGATGCATGGAGCAAACGTCAACTACTactgcaaaataaacacaacacacttccCCTCTGCCCTGCAGTACGCTCTCAAAGACGAG gtggTTCTCAGGATGCTGTGCAACTATGGTTACGATGTGGCACGCTGCTTTGACTGTCCCTATGGCAACAGCCTCCATATCCCTGAAGGTTTCGAGGGGTGGTCCGACTCTGTGATCAAAGACACTTTG TTCTGCGAGGTGATCACCGTTTACTGGCTGAAGGAGCTCTCAGGTCATTTAGTTCGAGTCATGCTGGACTACGTGGATCATGTGACCTTGTGTTCCAAACTGAAGGCAGCTTTGATGGAGCAGCCGCAGTGGCCCGACATCTGCAGGCTGCAAG aAAATGTTTGCTGTCTGCAGCATCTCTGTCGTCTGCGGATCCGTCGTTGTCTCGGTCGCCTTCGTCTCCGATCTTCCACGTTCATGAGTTTCCTGAAGCTGCCACAGCGACTGAAGGACTACATCTTGTACCGGGAGTACGACCTGTACGGGCAACAGAGCAGTGCGCACAGATGGCACAGGAGTGacaaaattcaaacaaaatag
- the asb14a gene encoding dynein heavy chain 12, axonemal isoform X3, with the protein MEFEQFRTEDDDDEEDAAIQYMIEQSLLESNKPKETHRDSTTRASRSSGPESVDSSTIFTAIRQGNEKLLKDLCVRQKDKFSETDSRGWTPIHEAAAQTNQTILELTFKGSGPDSVERRTLRGQTPLFLAVERGLIENVSFLLQHGAQPDSQDQDEESPMLIAIRSDYIDLVKLLLLRGSRVNHECCHGRRPLHEASRLGKAALVNLLLEAGAQPDPRSHYGLTPLALAAQGGHLEVVETLLKRGADVLSQAEDEASILYEASSSGDPSVISLLLEYGADANVAKQTGHMPIHRVAHRGHLQALKLLIPVTSKEEVNDSGMSPLHSAAAGGHAHCLKALLDAGYDPNYMLQPWIRRNYDDERKSALFFAVLNNDVPSARMLLESGAMANQDPIKCLQVVLRMLCNYGYDVARCFDCPYGNSLHIPEGFEGWSDSVIKDTLFCEVITVYWLKELSGHLVRVMLDYVDHVTLCSKLKAALMEQPQWPDICRLQENVCCLQHLCRLRIRRCLGRLRLRSSTFMSFLKLPQRLKDYILYREYDLYGQQSSAHRWHRSDKIQTK; encoded by the exons ATGGAGTTTGAACAATTTAGgacagaggatgatgatgatgaagaagatgcaGCTATTCAGTACATGATCGAACAGAGTCTGCTGGAGAGcaacaaaccaaaggaaactcaTCGAGACTCCACGACACGAGCCAGCAGAAG CTCTGGGCCTGAGTCTGTAGACAGCAGCACGATCTTTACTGCTATAAGACAAG GTAATGAGAAGCTCTTGAAGGATCTGTGTGTCCGACAGAAAGACAAGttttcagagacagacagcagaggttGGACTCCCATCCatgaagcagcagctcagaCCAACCAAACCATCCTGGAGCTCACATTCAAAG GTTCAGGTCCAGACTCTGTAGAGCGTCGTACTCTTCGTGGTCAGACGCCTCTCTTTCTCGCAGTAGAACGAGGTCTGATAGAAAacgtctccttcctcctccaacATGGAGCTCAGCCGGACAGCCAGGACCAAGACGAGGAGTCACCGATGCTCATAG CGATCCGTTCAGACTACATCGACCTGGTGAAGCTGCTGCTCCTACGTGGCTCTAGGGTAAACCATGAATGCTGCCACGGCCGCCGTCCCCTCCACGAGGCCTCACGGTTGGGTAAAGCAGCGCTGGtgaacctgctgctggaggCCGGAGCACAGCCAGACCCTCGCAGCCACTACGGCCTCACACCGCTGGCTCTGGCTGCTCAGGGAGGACacctggaggtggtggagactCTACTAAAGAGAG gGGCGGACGTCCTGTCCCAGGCGGAGGATGAGGCCTCCATCTTGTATGAGGCGTCCTCGTCTGGAGATCCATCTGTCATTAGCCTTTTGCTGGAGTACGGCGCTGATGCCAACGTCGCCAAACAGACAGGACACATGCCGATCCACCGTGTGGCACACAGAGGACACCTGCA agCTCTGAAACTGCTGATTCCAGTCACTTCTAAAGAAGAGGTAAACGACAGCGGGATGAGTCCTCtacactctgctgctgcaggaggacaCGCACACTGTCTCAAG GCTTTGCTGGATGCAGGTTATGACCCCAACTACATGCTCCAACCCTGGATTCGCCGTAACTACGACGACGAGAGGAAGTCTGCGCTTTTCTTTGCTGTCCTCAATAACGACGTGCCGTCTGCACGCATGCTGCTGGAGTCTGGTGCCATGGCCAACCAAGACCCAATCAAATGTCTGCag gtggTTCTCAGGATGCTGTGCAACTATGGTTACGATGTGGCACGCTGCTTTGACTGTCCCTATGGCAACAGCCTCCATATCCCTGAAGGTTTCGAGGGGTGGTCCGACTCTGTGATCAAAGACACTTTG TTCTGCGAGGTGATCACCGTTTACTGGCTGAAGGAGCTCTCAGGTCATTTAGTTCGAGTCATGCTGGACTACGTGGATCATGTGACCTTGTGTTCCAAACTGAAGGCAGCTTTGATGGAGCAGCCGCAGTGGCCCGACATCTGCAGGCTGCAAG aAAATGTTTGCTGTCTGCAGCATCTCTGTCGTCTGCGGATCCGTCGTTGTCTCGGTCGCCTTCGTCTCCGATCTTCCACGTTCATGAGTTTCCTGAAGCTGCCACAGCGACTGAAGGACTACATCTTGTACCGGGAGTACGACCTGTACGGGCAACAGAGCAGTGCGCACAGATGGCACAGGAGTGacaaaattcaaacaaaatag
- the asb14a gene encoding ankyrin repeat and SOCS box protein 14 isoform X4 yields MEFEQFRTEDDDDEEDAAIQYMIEQSLLESNKPKETHRDSTTRASRSSGPESVDSSTIFTAIRQGNEKLLKDLCVRQKDKFSETDSRGWTPIHEAAAQTNQTILELTFKGSGPDSVERRTLRGQTPLFLAVERGLIENVSFLLQHGAQPDSQDQDEESPMLIAIRSDYIDLVKLLLLRGSRVNHECCHGRRPLHEASRLGKAALVNLLLEAGAQPDPRSHYGLTPLALAAQGGHLEVVETLLKRGADVLSQAEDEASILYEASSSGDPSVISLLLEYGADANVAKQTGHMPIHRVAHRGHLQALKLLIPVTSKEEVNDSGMSPLHSAAAGGHAHCLKALLDAGYDPNYMLQPWIRRNYDDERKSALFFAVLNNDVPSARMLLESGAMANQDPIKCLQVALRIGNYELINLLLMHGANVNYYCKINTTHFPSALQYALKDEVVLRMLCNYGYDVARCFDCPYGNSLHIPEGFEGWSDSVIKDTLCSSAR; encoded by the exons ATGGAGTTTGAACAATTTAGgacagaggatgatgatgatgaagaagatgcaGCTATTCAGTACATGATCGAACAGAGTCTGCTGGAGAGcaacaaaccaaaggaaactcaTCGAGACTCCACGACACGAGCCAGCAGAAG CTCTGGGCCTGAGTCTGTAGACAGCAGCACGATCTTTACTGCTATAAGACAAG GTAATGAGAAGCTCTTGAAGGATCTGTGTGTCCGACAGAAAGACAAGttttcagagacagacagcagaggttGGACTCCCATCCatgaagcagcagctcagaCCAACCAAACCATCCTGGAGCTCACATTCAAAG GTTCAGGTCCAGACTCTGTAGAGCGTCGTACTCTTCGTGGTCAGACGCCTCTCTTTCTCGCAGTAGAACGAGGTCTGATAGAAAacgtctccttcctcctccaacATGGAGCTCAGCCGGACAGCCAGGACCAAGACGAGGAGTCACCGATGCTCATAG CGATCCGTTCAGACTACATCGACCTGGTGAAGCTGCTGCTCCTACGTGGCTCTAGGGTAAACCATGAATGCTGCCACGGCCGCCGTCCCCTCCACGAGGCCTCACGGTTGGGTAAAGCAGCGCTGGtgaacctgctgctggaggCCGGAGCACAGCCAGACCCTCGCAGCCACTACGGCCTCACACCGCTGGCTCTGGCTGCTCAGGGAGGACacctggaggtggtggagactCTACTAAAGAGAG gGGCGGACGTCCTGTCCCAGGCGGAGGATGAGGCCTCCATCTTGTATGAGGCGTCCTCGTCTGGAGATCCATCTGTCATTAGCCTTTTGCTGGAGTACGGCGCTGATGCCAACGTCGCCAAACAGACAGGACACATGCCGATCCACCGTGTGGCACACAGAGGACACCTGCA agCTCTGAAACTGCTGATTCCAGTCACTTCTAAAGAAGAGGTAAACGACAGCGGGATGAGTCCTCtacactctgctgctgcaggaggacaCGCACACTGTCTCAAG GCTTTGCTGGATGCAGGTTATGACCCCAACTACATGCTCCAACCCTGGATTCGCCGTAACTACGACGACGAGAGGAAGTCTGCGCTTTTCTTTGCTGTCCTCAATAACGACGTGCCGTCTGCACGCATGCTGCTGGAGTCTGGTGCCATGGCCAACCAAGACCCAATCAAATGTCTGCag GTTGCTCTGCGTATTGGCAACTATGAGCTGATCAACCTGTTGCTGATGCATGGAGCAAACGTCAACTACTactgcaaaataaacacaacacacttccCCTCTGCCCTGCAGTACGCTCTCAAAGACGAG gtggTTCTCAGGATGCTGTGCAACTATGGTTACGATGTGGCACGCTGCTTTGACTGTCCCTATGGCAACAGCCTCCATATCCCTGAAGGTTTCGAGGGGTGGTCCGACTCTGTGATCAAAGACACTTTG tgcaGTTCTGCGAGGTGA
- the asb14a gene encoding dynein heavy chain 12, axonemal isoform X2, which translates to MEFEQFRTEDDDDEEDAAIQYMIEQSLLESNKPKETHRDSTTRASRSSGPESVDSSTIFTAIRQGNEKLLKDLCVRQKDKFSETDSRGWTPIHEAAAQTNQTILELTFKGSGPDSVERRTLRGQTPLFLAVERGLIENVSFLLQHGAQPDSQDQDEESPMLIAIRSDYIDLVKLLLLRGSRVNHECCHGRRPLHEASRLGKAALVNLLLEAGAQPDPRSHYGLTPLALAAQGGHLEVVETLLKRGADVLSQAEDEASILYEASSSGDPSVISLLLEYGADANVAKQTGHMPIHRVAHRGHLQALKLLIPVTSKEEVNDSGMSPLHSAAAGGHAHCLKALLDAGYDPNYMLQPWIRRNYDDERKSALFFAVLNNDVPSARMLLESGAMANQDPIKCLQVALRIGNYELINLLLMHGANVNYYCKINTTHFPSALQYALKDEVVLRMLCNYGYDVARCFDCPYGNSLHIPEGFEGWSDSVIKDTLFCEVITVYWLKELSGHLVRVMLDYVDHVTLCSKLKAALMEQPQWPDICRLQVVSPLQKMFAVCSISVVCGSVVVSVAFVSDLPRS; encoded by the exons ATGGAGTTTGAACAATTTAGgacagaggatgatgatgatgaagaagatgcaGCTATTCAGTACATGATCGAACAGAGTCTGCTGGAGAGcaacaaaccaaaggaaactcaTCGAGACTCCACGACACGAGCCAGCAGAAG CTCTGGGCCTGAGTCTGTAGACAGCAGCACGATCTTTACTGCTATAAGACAAG GTAATGAGAAGCTCTTGAAGGATCTGTGTGTCCGACAGAAAGACAAGttttcagagacagacagcagaggttGGACTCCCATCCatgaagcagcagctcagaCCAACCAAACCATCCTGGAGCTCACATTCAAAG GTTCAGGTCCAGACTCTGTAGAGCGTCGTACTCTTCGTGGTCAGACGCCTCTCTTTCTCGCAGTAGAACGAGGTCTGATAGAAAacgtctccttcctcctccaacATGGAGCTCAGCCGGACAGCCAGGACCAAGACGAGGAGTCACCGATGCTCATAG CGATCCGTTCAGACTACATCGACCTGGTGAAGCTGCTGCTCCTACGTGGCTCTAGGGTAAACCATGAATGCTGCCACGGCCGCCGTCCCCTCCACGAGGCCTCACGGTTGGGTAAAGCAGCGCTGGtgaacctgctgctggaggCCGGAGCACAGCCAGACCCTCGCAGCCACTACGGCCTCACACCGCTGGCTCTGGCTGCTCAGGGAGGACacctggaggtggtggagactCTACTAAAGAGAG gGGCGGACGTCCTGTCCCAGGCGGAGGATGAGGCCTCCATCTTGTATGAGGCGTCCTCGTCTGGAGATCCATCTGTCATTAGCCTTTTGCTGGAGTACGGCGCTGATGCCAACGTCGCCAAACAGACAGGACACATGCCGATCCACCGTGTGGCACACAGAGGACACCTGCA agCTCTGAAACTGCTGATTCCAGTCACTTCTAAAGAAGAGGTAAACGACAGCGGGATGAGTCCTCtacactctgctgctgcaggaggacaCGCACACTGTCTCAAG GCTTTGCTGGATGCAGGTTATGACCCCAACTACATGCTCCAACCCTGGATTCGCCGTAACTACGACGACGAGAGGAAGTCTGCGCTTTTCTTTGCTGTCCTCAATAACGACGTGCCGTCTGCACGCATGCTGCTGGAGTCTGGTGCCATGGCCAACCAAGACCCAATCAAATGTCTGCag GTTGCTCTGCGTATTGGCAACTATGAGCTGATCAACCTGTTGCTGATGCATGGAGCAAACGTCAACTACTactgcaaaataaacacaacacacttccCCTCTGCCCTGCAGTACGCTCTCAAAGACGAG gtggTTCTCAGGATGCTGTGCAACTATGGTTACGATGTGGCACGCTGCTTTGACTGTCCCTATGGCAACAGCCTCCATATCCCTGAAGGTTTCGAGGGGTGGTCCGACTCTGTGATCAAAGACACTTTG TTCTGCGAGGTGATCACCGTTTACTGGCTGAAGGAGCTCTCAGGTCATTTAGTTCGAGTCATGCTGGACTACGTGGATCATGTGACCTTGTGTTCCAAACTGAAGGCAGCTTTGATGGAGCAGCCGCAGTGGCCCGACATCTGCAGGCTGCAAG tcgtctctcctctccagaAAATGTTTGCTGTCTGCAGCATCTCTGTCGTCTGCGGATCCGTCGTTGTCTCGGTCGCCTTCGTCTCCGATCTTCCACGTTCATGA